The following coding sequences lie in one Candidatus Krumholzibacteriia bacterium genomic window:
- a CDS encoding formate--tetrahydrofolate ligase translates to MKTSFEISRDVPLVHMRQYMALLGLAEDDFDFYGKYQGKIRLEALDRWKDRPDGKLILVTAMTPTSRGEGKTLTSVGLGQALGKIGKSGMIALREPSLGPVFGMKGGATGGGYAQVIPMEDINLHFNGDIHAITTAHNLLAALLDNHIY, encoded by the coding sequence ATGAAGACCAGTTTTGAAATCTCCCGCGACGTGCCACTCGTGCACATGCGCCAGTACATGGCGCTGCTCGGACTGGCCGAGGACGACTTTGACTTCTACGGCAAGTACCAGGGCAAGATCCGCCTGGAAGCGCTGGATCGATGGAAGGACCGCCCGGACGGAAAGCTCATCCTGGTGACGGCCATGACCCCCACCAGCCGCGGCGAGGGCAAGACGCTCACCAGCGTCGGACTCGGCCAGGCGCTGGGAAAGATTGGCAAGAGCGGCATGATCGCGCTGCGCGAACCCTCGCTGGGCCCGGTGTTTGGCATGAAGGGCGGGGCCACCGGCGGCGGCTACGCACAGGTGATTCCCATGGAGGACATCAACCTGCATTTCAACGGCGACATCCATGCCATCACCACCGCGCACAACCTGCTCGCCGCCCTGCTCGACAACCACATCTAT